Proteins encoded by one window of Macaca fascicularis isolate 582-1 chromosome 10, T2T-MFA8v1.1:
- the ZNF512B gene encoding zinc finger protein 512B has protein sequence MTDPFCVGGRRPPGSSKSGPGKDGSRKEVRLPMLHDPPKMGMPVVRGGQTVPGQAPLCFDPGSPASDKTEGKKKGRPKAENQALRDIPLSLMNDWKDEFKAHSRVKCPNSGCWLEFPSIYGLKYHYQRCQGGAISDRLAFPCPFCEAAFTSKTQLEKHRIWNHMDRPLPASKPGPISRPVTISRPVGVSKPIGVSKPVTIGKPVGVSKPIGISKPVSVGRPMPVTKAMPVTRPVPVTKPVTVSRPMPVTKAMPVTRPVPVTKPITVTKSVPVTKPVPVTKPITVTKLVTVTKPVPVTKPVTVSRPIVVSKPVTVSRPIAISRHTPPCKMVLLTKSENKAPRATGRNSGKKRAADGLDTCPIPPKQARPENGEYGPSTMGQSSAFQLSADASSGSLSPGSRPSGGVEALRAAGPASPPEEDPERTKHRRKQKTPKKFTGEQPSISGTFGLKGLVKAEDKARVHRSKKQEGPGPEDARKKVPAPITVSKEAPAPMAHPAPGGPEEQWQRAIHERGEAVCPTCNVVTRKTLVGLKKHMEVCQKLQDALKCQHCRKQFKSKAGLNYHTMAEHSAKPSDAEASEGGEQEERERLRKVLKQMGRLRCPQEGCGAAFSSLMGYQYHQRRCGKPPCEVDSPSFPCTHCGKTYRSKAGHDYHVRSEHTAPPPEEPTDKSPEAEDLLGVERTPSGRVRRTSAQVAVFHLQEIAEDELARDWTKRRMKDDLVPETARLNYTRPGLPTLNPQLLEAWKNEVKEKGHVNCPNDCCEAIYSSVSGLKAHLASCSKGAHLAGKYHCLLCPKEFSSESGVKYHILKTHAENWFRTSADPPPKHRSQDSLVPKKEKKKNLAGGKKRGRKPKERPPEEPVAKLPPRRDDWPLGCKDKGARGSTGRKVGASKAPEK, from the exons ATGACGGATCCTTTCTGCGTTGGAGGCCGTCGGCCCCCGGGGTCCAGCAAGAGTGGTCCCGGGAAGGATGGCAGTCGAAAGGAGGTCCGACTTCCAATGCTGCATGATCCACCGAAGATGG GGATGCCGGTGGTCCGTGGTGGACAGACAGTGCCTGGCCAAGCCCCTCTCTGctttgacccaggaagtccagccaGCGAcaagacagaagggaagaaaaaggggCGGCCAAAAGCCGAGAACCAGGCCCTCCGAGACATTCCT CTCTCCCTGATGAACGACTGGAAGGATGAGTTCAAGGCACACTCGAGGGTGAAGTGTCCAAACTCGGGGTGCTGGCTGGAGTTCCCCAGCATCTACGGGCTCAAGTACCATTACCAGCGGTGCCAAGGG GGTGCCATCTCAGATCGGCTCGCCTTCCCCTGCCCCTTCTGCGAGGCTGCATTCACCTCTAAGACCCAGCTGGAGAAACACCGGATTTGGAACCACATGGACCGACCTCTGCCTGCCTCCAAGCCTGGGCCCATCAGCAGGCCGGTCACCATCAGCCGGCCCGTTGGGGTCAGCAAGCCCATTGGAGTGAGCAAACCTGTCACTATTGGCAAACCCGTGGGTGTCAGCAAACCCATTGGCATCAGCAAGCCAGTCTCTGTTGGCAGACCCATGCCAGTCACCAAGGCCATGCCAGTCACTAGGCCCGTGCCAGTCACCAAACCTGTCACAGTCAGCAGGCCCATGCCAGTCACCAAGGCCATGCCGGTCACTAGGCCTGTGCCAGTCACCAAACCCATCACAGTCACCAAGTCTGTGCCAGTCACCAAACCTGTACCTGTCACCAAACCCATTACGGTCACAAAACTTGTGACAGTTACGAAACCCGTGCCGGTCACCAAGCCAGTGACAGTCAGCAGGCCCATTGTGGTCAGCAAGCCGGTGACAGTCAGCAGGCCCATTGCCATCAGCAGACACACACCGCCCTGCAAAATGGTGCTGCTGACCAAGTCGGAAAACAAAGCACCTCGTGCCACAGGGAGGAACAGTGGTAAGAAAAG GGCTGCGGACGGCCTGGACACCTGCCCAATTCCACCCAAGCAGGCCAGGCCAGAGAATGGGGAGTACGGCCCCTCCACCATGGGCCAGAGCTCGGCCTTCCAGCTGAGTGCAGATGCCAGCAGTGGCTCCTTGTCGCCAGGCAGCAGGCCGTCGGGGGGCGTGGAGGCACTGAGGGCTGCAGGCCCTGCGTCCCCGCCTGAGGAGGACCCCGAGCGCACGAAGCACA gaaggaaacagaaaacaccCAAGAAGTTTACAGGGGAGCAGCCATCCATCTCAGGGACCTTTGGGCTCAAAG GCCTGGTCAAAGCTGAGGACAAGGCCCGAGTTCACCGCTCCAAGAAGCAGGAGGGGCCAGGCCCTGAGGATGCCCGGAAGAAGGTGCCAGCCCCCATCACTGTCAGCAAGGAGGCACCAGCCCCCATGGCCCACCCAGCTCCAG GTGGCCCTGAAGAGCAGTGGCAGAGGGCCATCCACGAGCGTGGGGAAGCCGTCTGCCCCACCTGCAACGTGGTCACCCGGAAGACGCTCGTGGGGCTCAAGAAGCACATGGAGGTGTGTCAGAAG CTTCAGGATGCACTCAAGTGCCAGCACTGCCGGAAGCAGTTCAAGTCCAAAGCTGGGCTCAACTACCACACCATGGCCGAGCACAGTGCCAAG CCCTCTGACGCCGAGGCCTCTGAGGGGGGTGAGCAGGAGGAGCGCGAGCGGCTGCGCAAGGTGCTGAAGCAGATGGGACGGCTACGCTGCCCCCAGGAG GGTTGCGGGGCTGCCTTCTCCAGCCTCATGGGCTACCAGTACCACCAGCGGCGCTGTGGGAAGCCGCCCTGCGAGGTGGACAGCCCCTCCTTCCCCTGCACCCACTGTGGCAAGACATACCGATCCAAGGCCGGCCACGACTACCACGTGCGCTCGGAGCACACGGCCCCT CCCCCTGAGGAGCCCACAGACAAGTCCCCCGAGGCTGAGGACCTGCTGGGTGTGGAGCGGACCCCAAGCGGGCGTGTCCGCCGCACGTCGGCCCAGGTGGCGGTGTTCCACCTGCAGGAGATAGCAGAGGACGAGCTGGCCCGCGACTGGACCAAGCGGCGCATGAAGGATGACCTCGTGCCCGAGACCGCACGG CTCAACTACACTCGGCCAGGGCTCCCCACGCTGAACCCCCAGCTGCTAGAGGCATGGAAGAATGAAGTGAAGGAGAAAGGCCACGTCAACTGTCCCAATGAT TGCTGTGAAGCCATCTACTCCAGTGTGTCCGGACTCAAGGCTCATCTTGCCAGCTGCAGCAAG GGGGCCCACCTGGCGGGGAAGTACCACTGCCTGCTGTGTCCGAAGGAGTTCAGCTCTGAGAGTGGCGTCAAATACCACATCCTCAAGACCCATGCAGAG AACTGGTTCCGAACATCAGCAGACCCACCTCCCAAACACAGGAGCCAGGACTCATTGGTGcccaagaaggaaaagaaaaaaaatctggcagGTGGGAAGAAGCGGGGCCGAAAGCCCAAGGAGCGGCCCCCAGAGGAGCCTGTGGCCAAGCTGCCCCCACGCCGGGACGACTGGCCTCTAGGATGCAAAGACAAGGGGGCCCGGGGCTCCACTGGCCGGAAGGTGGGAGCCAGCAAGGCGCCTGAAAAGTGA